Proteins from a single region of Paenibacillus sp. BIHB 4019:
- a CDS encoding LLM class flavin-dependent oxidoreductase — protein sequence MVSNLNEHKEIEFGWFLPTAGDGSYVGVAAEREPTLEYLIDVAKAAEKAGLGFVLIPTGGPCLDAWVVGSAIMSHTTTLRPLVAVRPGLTTPVLSARMGAALDQLSGGRAMINVVTGSSVQDLEELGDPLAHAHDERYERASEYLAVMQQAWTQSDGIQASEFVGSEGARAKQHDQQQPFRGKYYQFTRAVTTPLTVQKPHPPFYLGGSSPSAKRVAVEFADTYLMWGEPHDWIREQIEDFEIVRSQYREETGIDRPVRFGLRAQVLVRDTEEEAWAAAWELISKVSPEAIEQAQKAFAKTDATNQRRQNELREQFKDERFVVGPNLWAGLSLVRSGGAILIVGTADQVSERLIEYAELGVSSFILSGYPHLEEAERFGNEALPLFHQKWASRREVQA from the coding sequence ATGGTGAGTAATCTTAATGAACATAAAGAGATAGAATTTGGCTGGTTTCTGCCTACGGCGGGAGATGGCAGCTACGTAGGCGTAGCGGCGGAGAGGGAACCTACGCTGGAGTATTTGATTGATGTGGCTAAAGCGGCTGAAAAAGCAGGCCTTGGCTTCGTACTGATCCCGACGGGCGGCCCGTGCTTGGACGCTTGGGTTGTTGGCTCAGCCATTATGAGCCACACGACGACGCTTCGCCCGCTTGTAGCGGTGCGCCCAGGCCTCACAACCCCAGTGCTGTCGGCCCGGATGGGAGCGGCGCTCGATCAATTATCTGGCGGACGCGCGATGATTAACGTCGTGACCGGAAGCTCGGTGCAGGATCTGGAGGAGCTTGGCGACCCGCTTGCCCATGCGCATGATGAGCGCTATGAGCGCGCTAGTGAATATTTGGCGGTGATGCAGCAGGCGTGGACGCAATCGGATGGCATTCAAGCTTCTGAATTCGTCGGAAGCGAAGGTGCTAGGGCGAAGCAGCACGATCAGCAGCAGCCTTTCCGCGGAAAGTATTATCAGTTCACGCGTGCGGTGACGACGCCGCTGACGGTGCAGAAGCCTCATCCGCCGTTTTACCTTGGCGGAAGCTCTCCATCAGCGAAACGCGTAGCGGTTGAATTCGCGGATACGTATTTAATGTGGGGCGAGCCGCATGACTGGATTCGCGAGCAGATCGAAGATTTTGAAATCGTTCGTTCGCAGTATCGCGAGGAGACGGGCATTGACCGTCCGGTCCGCTTCGGGCTGCGGGCGCAAGTATTGGTTCGCGACACAGAGGAAGAGGCTTGGGCCGCGGCATGGGAGCTCATTAGCAAGGTGTCGCCTGAAGCGATTGAGCAGGCGCAGAAAGCTTTTGCCAAGACAGACGCAACGAACCAGCGCCGGCAGAACGAGCTGCGCGAGCAGTTCAAGGATGAGCGCTTTGTCGTAGGGCCGAACCTGTGGGCAGGTCTGTCGCTTGTCCGTTCGGGCGGAGCGATCCTGATTGTAGGCACAGCCGACCAAGTATCAGAACGATTAATTGAATACGCAGAGCTAGGCGTATCGTCCTTTATATTGTCGGGCTACCCTCATCTGGAGGAGGCAGAGCGCTTCGGCAATGAAGCACTGCCGCTGTTCCATCAGAAGTGGGCGAGCAGACGCGAAGTACAGGCGTAA
- a CDS encoding sugar ABC transporter permease — protein MAVRKTIYFFFVPGLLLYAIFFLYPTLSGFYNSFTDWDGMSDTSGFVGLDNYKTVADSIIFKKAIGNNLRFMLSVVVVQTLVSLIVALLLTKNKKTTVALRALYFFPTILSSAAVGFIAAYVYDPNLGLLNELLRMLGLSALANNWLGNPSLAIYSIAAIQAWAHIGQMAILFIAGLHAIPEELYEAAKLDGGGKWAIFRRITWPLLAPAATIVVAYTTIQSFKAFDLIFVTTRGGPNYATEILSTYIYSAAFQNYKFGQASAASIYFLFIIAFITFLQFRALRANRVSY, from the coding sequence ATGGCTGTGCGGAAGACGATATACTTCTTTTTTGTACCGGGGCTGCTGCTCTATGCGATCTTCTTCCTATATCCGACGCTGTCCGGCTTTTACAACTCCTTCACGGATTGGGACGGCATGTCAGACACATCCGGCTTCGTCGGGCTTGATAATTACAAGACGGTAGCAGACAGCATTATTTTCAAAAAAGCGATCGGCAACAACTTGCGGTTCATGCTGTCGGTCGTGGTCGTGCAGACGCTCGTATCACTAATTGTAGCGCTGCTGCTGACGAAAAATAAAAAAACGACAGTGGCGCTGCGGGCGCTGTATTTCTTCCCGACGATATTATCGTCTGCCGCAGTCGGCTTTATCGCTGCTTATGTTTACGATCCGAATCTGGGGCTGCTTAACGAGCTGCTCCGGATGCTCGGATTGTCAGCGCTTGCGAATAATTGGCTTGGCAATCCGTCGCTTGCGATCTATTCCATTGCTGCTATTCAGGCATGGGCGCATATTGGGCAAATGGCGATTTTATTTATCGCAGGCCTGCATGCGATACCAGAGGAACTGTATGAGGCGGCGAAGCTGGATGGAGGCGGCAAATGGGCTATTTTTCGCCGGATTACTTGGCCCTTGCTCGCGCCTGCGGCTACGATTGTTGTTGCTTATACGACGATTCAGTCCTTCAAGGCGTTTGATTTGATTTTCGTTACGACGCGGGGCGGCCCGAATTATGCGACGGAAATTTTGTCCACGTACATTTATTCGGCGGCGTTCCAAAACTATAAGTTTGGCCAAGCGTCCGCAGCGTCGATTTATTTCCTGTTTATTATTGCCTTCATTACGTTTCTGCAATTCAGAGCGCTGCGGGCGAATCGCGTCTCCTATTAG
- a CDS encoding AraC family transcriptional regulator, whose amino-acid sequence MMRPNMREDHHEWLEIYHFTPSAFEKSGAAWPIRVGTNIAKPNYHIGPRVAPYYYLLGVLEGQGTFIQGNKTYTLRQNDLFCLFPQVTHEYFTLAEEPLHKIFFAFDGKKALQLLARLGLGPQSPHAPGALTPQAAEFMQQLLQLVSHSGPPNTDLARLGLFHRIWDELVSSASHVVVPRDHRSIDWLQKGLEYMEIHYAEGISVESVSDYVGVNRTHFTKQFSKAYGITPVQYIQQQKMGEAKRLLAQTGYTLSEIASSIGFPDLFSFSKAFKKNIGVAPKQYRSQLISGQRESND is encoded by the coding sequence ATGATGAGACCGAATATGCGTGAAGACCATCATGAATGGCTGGAAATCTATCATTTCACGCCTTCTGCTTTCGAGAAATCGGGAGCTGCATGGCCCATTCGGGTCGGAACGAATATCGCCAAGCCGAATTATCATATCGGCCCGCGCGTGGCGCCTTACTATTATTTGCTAGGCGTGCTGGAGGGGCAAGGAACATTCATTCAGGGCAACAAGACGTACACGCTGCGCCAAAATGATCTGTTCTGCCTGTTCCCGCAAGTTACCCATGAATATTTCACCTTGGCGGAGGAGCCGCTGCACAAAATCTTTTTTGCCTTTGATGGCAAGAAGGCGCTTCAGCTGTTGGCTCGGCTCGGGCTTGGGCCGCAATCGCCCCATGCGCCCGGCGCACTGACACCACAGGCTGCCGAATTTATGCAGCAGCTATTGCAGCTCGTCAGCCACTCGGGTCCACCGAATACCGATCTGGCACGGCTAGGCCTTTTTCACCGGATCTGGGATGAGCTTGTCTCATCTGCTTCTCACGTTGTTGTTCCCCGCGACCATCGCAGCATCGATTGGCTGCAAAAGGGGCTGGAGTATATGGAGATTCATTATGCGGAGGGCATTTCCGTGGAGAGCGTCTCCGACTACGTGGGAGTCAATCGCACGCATTTTACTAAACAATTCAGCAAAGCATACGGCATAACACCGGTCCAATATATCCAGCAGCAAAAAATGGGCGAAGCCAAGCGTCTTCTCGCGCAAACCGGCTATACGTTATCGGAAATCGCCAGCTCCATCGGCTTCCCCGACCTCTTTTCTTTTTCCAAAGCGTTTAAGAAAAATATAGGGGTTGCGCCCAAGCAATACCGCTCCCAGCTCATCAGCGGGCAAAGAGAGAGCAACGATTGA
- a CDS encoding IDEAL domain-containing protein, giving the protein MNNEMIIKPGDWMNGTTGNGELMLGFVESVDASHGTVRLYVTACDNELAIGRTITLAASQVNSLRSSPLYTVQQLTQLIDLALATNDEAWFNELSGMLITLNNGKLPQDSSLPSAHAKIFNRLGISVNGEANGL; this is encoded by the coding sequence ATGAATAATGAGATGATAATTAAACCGGGCGACTGGATGAACGGAACGACTGGAAATGGCGAGCTGATGCTCGGCTTCGTAGAAAGCGTTGATGCTTCCCACGGCACGGTACGGCTATATGTAACGGCATGCGACAATGAGCTAGCCATCGGCAGAACGATTACGCTTGCGGCTTCACAGGTTAATTCGCTGCGCTCCTCACCGCTGTATACGGTGCAGCAACTGACGCAGCTGATCGATCTGGCGCTCGCAACAAACGATGAAGCTTGGTTTAATGAGCTTTCGGGCATGCTCATCACTTTGAACAATGGCAAATTGCCGCAGGACAGCTCCCTGCCAAGCGCCCACGCCAAGATTTTCAACCGTCTGGGCATTTCGGTTAATGGAGAAGCAAACGGCTTGTAA
- a CDS encoding DUF5704 domain-containing protein, with protein MANAANMNTGADRNTNPYPVPTSFVGVTDMSLYAPQSFVDKNNEPHAMQMGEYSLSSTPGEHRFVNMNYYPGSIGHWLNPGITNKNFLVYKVTTGGPNHQISNGLGIYRPGGVLEKYGVHYIFETLLIWRGVDKQTKEIRIIGDSPASIGATSQLKAEIKTDGYKPLGWQNMTNRVTWKSDRSAVISVDEQTGLATAHSRGSAVITANWKDDGANGYNITARITLTVGATTCTGASCEPSDMCVPTPGLSRSQTSITPDARGEIRADARGAEQFDVSKGIPSSDALYANVFGKAYLFDYTFDQEIGTCTFKIPVSKTYTLKWQTEESDGTDSDGNPRTRTVRHQESETVTTIYDVERPFAYWEITTFDAWGLKQATLNQYALPYGAITLLPIGYTAPDVQGGVTAEHMEKPPYSAKVLAGETIDGGSSRPSVPSEDWSEEAEGQVGRIKVWNDRLDFDGSVIMDDVQQDDETPEPIDIVEAEEIGEDVLYESGLIIPATRANSRDEPSDGILSYDSLLTINGEGDVQTFPIDGLNTVTVHTPVVNDSEAPDENRGFDQSVIPNMARTVLVLGREFSVDFDETAPHLNQLGYGNRDYARYTRNKRIVFPFDVYHGSTFYPAQTWIDYPVGAAKQTYRIPVWVPEGNYDAVTQAWAINTPDGSSAYQTDFNGDLANYGASRTLLFTVQGRISDFTITDIGDLRYESVFRTAKGSKQHSGYVYESGGRTKDREETALASQPSRLLPIRPGSHPREAATVPHNGYPISFYFETIGSYSGKDAGIQIQPSFWFVSKQGGSAQEVDLYYDVSGPRNKLIKVGSARDQELYSRTYQLADLLRGVTTTSLSQAASYEYDYLLSPANRFGASWEKFWKHYITRKTVISAGYGLEELSYASRTLVGPSGSQVPASVNAVQAMRSVQRWYGEYSLPIAPYVLPKGTTILEVARQNGGALNGSEAAFLKNGYLMVHFDLSAYQQERKANPEIRYDAPMANMWEIEGQPLSSVSYSGQTYRFQYGDIAMFESSFSVRNDFQGTGR; from the coding sequence ATGGCTAATGCAGCAAACATGAACACGGGGGCAGATCGAAATACAAATCCATATCCAGTCCCAACTTCATTCGTTGGTGTAACGGATATGTCACTGTATGCTCCACAAAGCTTTGTAGATAAAAATAACGAGCCACATGCTATGCAGATGGGAGAGTATTCCCTTTCAAGCACTCCGGGCGAACATAGATTTGTGAATATGAATTATTATCCAGGTTCAATTGGACACTGGCTGAATCCTGGTATAACGAATAAAAACTTTTTGGTCTATAAAGTAACAACAGGAGGCCCTAATCATCAGATTAGTAATGGCTTAGGTATTTATCGACCAGGAGGCGTGTTGGAAAAATACGGTGTTCATTATATTTTTGAAACATTATTAATTTGGCGCGGGGTCGATAAGCAAACGAAAGAAATAAGAATTATAGGAGATTCACCTGCCTCCATTGGAGCGACAAGTCAGTTGAAAGCTGAAATAAAAACGGATGGCTATAAGCCTTTAGGCTGGCAGAACATGACGAATAGGGTGACATGGAAAAGTGATCGCTCGGCCGTCATTTCCGTCGATGAACAGACAGGTTTAGCAACGGCACATAGCCGAGGCTCGGCTGTTATTACGGCGAACTGGAAAGATGATGGAGCAAATGGGTATAACATCACGGCGAGAATTACGCTCACGGTGGGAGCTACCACGTGTACAGGAGCAAGCTGTGAGCCTTCGGACATGTGCGTTCCGACGCCGGGTCTAAGTAGAAGCCAAACCTCTATAACGCCGGATGCCCGAGGAGAGATTCGGGCAGATGCGCGAGGAGCAGAGCAATTCGATGTGAGCAAGGGGATACCAAGCAGTGATGCACTGTATGCGAATGTATTCGGCAAAGCGTATCTCTTCGACTATACATTTGATCAAGAAATAGGCACCTGTACGTTTAAAATTCCGGTGTCCAAAACGTATACGCTGAAATGGCAAACGGAGGAGTCAGATGGGACCGATTCGGATGGCAATCCGAGAACGAGAACGGTCCGTCATCAGGAATCCGAGACGGTGACGACGATCTATGACGTGGAGCGACCGTTTGCCTATTGGGAAATTACGACGTTCGATGCGTGGGGACTCAAGCAAGCGACGCTGAACCAATATGCGCTGCCTTATGGGGCGATTACTCTGCTGCCAATTGGATATACCGCGCCGGATGTACAAGGGGGCGTGACGGCTGAGCATATGGAGAAACCGCCGTACAGTGCGAAAGTGCTGGCAGGGGAAACGATTGATGGCGGCAGCAGCCGCCCGAGCGTGCCGTCGGAGGACTGGAGCGAAGAGGCGGAGGGGCAGGTTGGACGCATCAAGGTATGGAACGACCGCCTAGATTTCGACGGCTCCGTCATCATGGACGACGTGCAGCAGGACGATGAAACGCCAGAGCCAATCGATATCGTGGAAGCCGAGGAGATCGGGGAAGATGTGCTCTACGAGAGTGGCCTAATTATCCCTGCTACCCGTGCGAACAGCCGGGATGAGCCGAGTGATGGCATCCTGTCGTACGATAGCCTGCTGACGATCAATGGCGAAGGGGATGTTCAAACGTTCCCGATTGACGGACTCAACACGGTGACCGTCCATACCCCCGTGGTCAATGACTCTGAAGCGCCGGATGAAAACCGCGGCTTTGACCAGAGCGTCATCCCGAATATGGCGCGAACGGTGCTTGTGCTGGGACGGGAGTTTTCCGTCGACTTTGATGAGACAGCGCCGCATTTGAATCAGCTCGGATACGGCAACCGGGACTACGCAAGATATACACGAAACAAACGGATTGTATTCCCATTTGATGTGTACCACGGCAGCACCTTCTATCCCGCACAAACGTGGATCGATTATCCCGTTGGAGCAGCGAAGCAAACGTACCGGATTCCGGTCTGGGTACCGGAAGGGAATTACGATGCGGTGACGCAGGCGTGGGCGATTAATACGCCAGATGGCTCATCGGCGTATCAGACCGATTTCAATGGCGATCTCGCGAACTACGGAGCAAGCCGCACGCTGCTCTTCACCGTACAAGGCCGCATTTCGGATTTCACCATCACCGATATAGGCGACCTGCGCTATGAATCGGTGTTTCGCACCGCGAAAGGCTCGAAGCAGCATTCGGGCTACGTCTATGAATCCGGTGGACGGACGAAGGACCGGGAAGAGACGGCTCTAGCGAGCCAGCCTTCACGCCTGCTGCCAATTCGACCGGGCTCGCATCCACGGGAAGCGGCCACGGTACCGCATAATGGGTACCCGATCTCATTCTATTTTGAAACCATCGGCAGCTACAGCGGCAAGGATGCGGGCATTCAGATCCAGCCGAGTTTCTGGTTTGTGAGCAAGCAGGGCGGAAGTGCGCAAGAAGTCGACTTGTACTACGACGTATCCGGTCCACGGAACAAGCTGATTAAAGTCGGGTCGGCGCGGGATCAGGAGCTGTACAGCCGGACATATCAGCTGGCGGATCTGCTGCGCGGGGTGACGACGACCTCGCTGAGCCAAGCGGCAAGCTATGAATATGATTATCTCTTGTCGCCAGCGAATCGGTTTGGCGCTTCATGGGAGAAGTTCTGGAAGCACTACATTACGCGGAAAACGGTCATTAGTGCAGGTTACGGCTTGGAAGAGCTGTCGTATGCATCCCGCACGCTAGTGGGACCAAGTGGCTCGCAAGTACCGGCAAGTGTGAATGCGGTGCAAGCGATGCGGAGTGTACAGCGGTGGTATGGGGAGTACAGCCTGCCGATCGCGCCGTATGTGCTGCCGAAGGGCACGACTATTTTAGAGGTGGCAAGGCAAAACGGCGGGGCACTGAATGGCAGCGAAGCGGCGTTTTTGAAAAATGGCTACCTGATGGTTCATTTTGACCTGAGTGCCTACCAGCAGGAGCGCAAGGCGAATCCGGAAATCCGGTATGACGCGCCAATGGCGAATATGTGGGAAATTGAAGGACAGCCGCTGAGCAGTGTGAGTTATAGCGGTCAGACGTATCGCTTTCAATACGGGGATATCGCGATGTTTGAATCGAGCTTCTCGGTGCGCAATGATTTCCAAGGCACGGGGAGATAG
- a CDS encoding extracellular solute-binding protein, protein MLKKYSFPAAIFLLLALILAACGGNGGNASSNTVSSGNSGAGKPVEISFIHWQGDVPVWNEIIKDFEQENPGIKVSMQTFPSEQYQTTAQVKLLDGSVGDVFASFPGAQFESIAKAGLYTDLTNEAFVQSFVPELIKSGAKDGKQYALPYSLVYNIPVYNVGLFEQYNLSPPKDWDSFLAASETLKSNGIIPIAFPGADIGPGQFMNPMMMNNAPDEEVFQKLEKGETKLTDEWWTTTLSQFKELNDKGYFQPDSLGTNTDAAIALFSQGKAAMLATGSYSIAAVLKASPDLKLDLLAPITVPADQAIYEGIHTTTFMLGVNSKSKHPEEAKAFISYLSKKEVAGKVANAANQNIPVKDIEYTSPALQVISGWADKKTRFQPRYLITNIEIQKAVTGSIQAVIAGDSAEGAAGSAQAIVDQQLKP, encoded by the coding sequence ATGTTGAAAAAATATTCGTTTCCCGCAGCCATATTTCTGCTGCTTGCGCTCATCTTGGCAGCTTGCGGCGGCAATGGCGGCAATGCCAGCAGCAATACTGTATCCAGCGGCAATAGCGGAGCTGGCAAGCCCGTAGAGATCAGCTTTATCCATTGGCAGGGCGATGTGCCAGTCTGGAACGAGATTATTAAAGATTTTGAGCAGGAAAATCCCGGCATCAAAGTGTCGATGCAGACGTTCCCGTCTGAGCAATATCAGACGACGGCGCAGGTTAAGCTGCTCGACGGCTCTGTAGGCGACGTATTTGCTTCCTTCCCGGGCGCACAGTTTGAATCGATTGCCAAAGCAGGCTTATACACCGATTTAACGAATGAGGCATTCGTCCAATCGTTCGTGCCGGAGCTGATTAAATCCGGAGCAAAAGATGGCAAGCAATACGCGCTGCCGTATTCTCTCGTGTACAACATTCCGGTATACAACGTCGGGCTGTTCGAGCAATACAACCTTTCACCGCCGAAGGATTGGGACAGCTTCCTTGCCGCAAGCGAAACGCTTAAGAGCAATGGCATTATCCCGATCGCCTTCCCCGGCGCCGATATTGGACCAGGCCAATTCATGAATCCGATGATGATGAACAATGCGCCGGATGAAGAAGTATTCCAGAAGCTTGAGAAGGGCGAAACCAAGCTTACGGATGAATGGTGGACCACAACGCTGTCGCAGTTCAAAGAACTGAACGACAAAGGTTATTTCCAGCCGGATTCGCTCGGTACGAATACGGATGCGGCGATTGCCCTTTTCTCACAAGGAAAAGCGGCGATGCTGGCAACTGGCTCGTACTCCATTGCAGCTGTATTGAAGGCGAGTCCTGATCTGAAGCTGGATTTGCTCGCTCCAATTACCGTGCCTGCTGATCAAGCGATCTATGAAGGCATTCATACGACGACATTCATGCTTGGCGTCAACAGCAAGTCCAAGCATCCGGAGGAAGCCAAAGCCTTCATTTCTTATCTGAGCAAAAAAGAAGTAGCGGGCAAAGTCGCAAATGCAGCTAACCAGAACATTCCGGTCAAGGATATTGAATACACGAGCCCTGCGCTGCAAGTCATCAGCGGCTGGGCCGATAAAAAAACGCGCTTCCAGCCTCGTTATCTCATTACGAATATTGAAATCCAGAAGGCGGTTACCGGCTCCATTCAAGCGGTCATTGCCGGCGATTCAGCGGAAGGGGCTGCCGGCAGCGCGCAAGCGATTGTGGACCAGCAGCTGAAGCCATAG
- a CDS encoding methyl-accepting chemotaxis protein, with protein MLSTLLIVVVCVAVLSYTFYAPTSSEVRTQSEKQMELNTRLLAKEVDSRMKEKQTIIKMLAEQGAELGDDKQKHLDYIIKSQKLHPEFTTIMYSADTTGKLVIDLNGKEFDLSERAYIKEVQAGRAYVSDPIISKVDNKLVVAIGAPLMKDGKPFGFYTAAYPISEVVENVARFEQGETGRALMTTADGTFIYFPDESFILNNKIADLNNPALDEAFADAVQGKYKAIHFHESGVDQLSYLTKTDLNWIVVTYVHESEFLKPVNDLLKLIIIVGQFIILGALLLSILIALRIVHPIRQLTHGIDLLAQGDLTYRIPAKGKNDISVALHSFNAAGDQMHQLMKGVAGLSEQLTESAKQLAAGADQGAHAAQSISEAIMVVAESSERQTSSVQDGSDAAENIAVQINGVAAHSSDVSVIASETSTLASDGSAAMNKLGGKMDEMELGIRELSGTIQDLSGLSDKIGEVVGSISNIARQTNILSLNAAIEASRSGEAGRGFAVVADEIRKLAGQSMASAEQISGFIGSIQLEIKRTLLASEQTVEQAAQGRQAGESASELFTHIRSSIEQVAGSIRSVSAAADEIVSGTGSLVDAIRHIADSASETAAESENVSAAAQQQMASMEEVASSSAELANMAEKLRTQIDKFKL; from the coding sequence GTGCTGTCTACACTGCTCATAGTCGTTGTCTGTGTAGCGGTCCTGTCCTATACGTTCTATGCCCCCACCTCTAGTGAGGTCAGGACCCAATCAGAGAAGCAAATGGAGTTGAATACGCGGCTGCTGGCGAAGGAAGTTGACAGCAGAATGAAAGAAAAGCAAACCATTATTAAAATGCTTGCCGAGCAAGGAGCAGAGCTTGGAGACGACAAACAGAAGCATCTCGACTATATTATTAAGTCACAGAAGCTGCATCCTGAATTCACAACGATTATGTATTCGGCTGATACGACGGGCAAGCTTGTCATAGACTTGAACGGTAAGGAATTTGACTTATCTGAGCGCGCTTATATAAAAGAGGTGCAGGCAGGACGCGCTTACGTCTCTGATCCGATTATTTCTAAAGTAGACAATAAGCTCGTCGTAGCTATTGGTGCTCCATTAATGAAGGATGGCAAGCCTTTTGGCTTCTATACAGCAGCATATCCGATTAGTGAAGTAGTTGAGAACGTCGCTCGCTTTGAGCAAGGCGAGACGGGAAGAGCTCTTATGACGACTGCGGATGGAACCTTTATTTATTTTCCGGATGAGTCCTTTATTTTAAACAATAAGATTGCCGATTTGAACAACCCGGCACTGGATGAAGCTTTCGCTGATGCGGTTCAGGGCAAGTACAAGGCCATTCATTTCCATGAATCAGGGGTTGACCAGCTTTCCTATTTAACCAAAACGGATCTCAATTGGATCGTTGTCACCTATGTGCATGAAAGCGAATTTTTAAAACCGGTTAATGATTTGCTGAAGCTCATTATTATCGTAGGGCAATTCATTATTTTGGGAGCGCTGCTGCTCAGCATTTTGATAGCGCTCCGAATTGTACATCCTATCCGCCAATTGACTCACGGAATTGATTTGCTGGCACAAGGGGATCTCACGTATCGCATTCCGGCCAAAGGCAAAAACGATATTAGCGTAGCTCTACATTCCTTTAATGCAGCAGGCGATCAAATGCACCAATTAATGAAAGGTGTTGCAGGCTTGTCCGAGCAATTGACGGAGTCTGCGAAGCAGCTTGCGGCAGGCGCCGATCAAGGAGCACATGCAGCGCAGAGCATTTCGGAGGCTATTATGGTTGTAGCCGAAAGCTCGGAGCGGCAGACGTCCAGCGTACAAGATGGCAGCGATGCAGCTGAAAATATTGCTGTGCAAATTAATGGCGTTGCTGCACATAGCTCAGACGTATCAGTCATTGCTTCTGAGACGTCCACTCTTGCATCAGACGGATCAGCCGCTATGAATAAGCTCGGTGGAAAAATGGACGAGATGGAGCTCGGCATTCGTGAGTTGTCCGGTACGATTCAAGACCTTAGCGGCTTGTCTGACAAAATTGGTGAGGTTGTAGGTAGCATTAGCAACATCGCTCGCCAGACGAATATTCTCTCCTTGAATGCGGCAATTGAAGCATCGCGCTCTGGCGAAGCGGGGCGGGGTTTTGCCGTCGTTGCCGATGAAATTCGGAAGCTTGCAGGACAGTCGATGGCATCGGCGGAGCAAATTTCTGGTTTTATTGGCAGCATTCAGCTTGAGATTAAGCGGACGCTTCTCGCGTCTGAACAGACCGTGGAGCAAGCTGCTCAGGGCAGACAAGCAGGCGAATCGGCAAGCGAGCTGTTTACGCATATTCGCTCATCCATAGAGCAGGTTGCTGGCAGTATCCGAAGCGTTTCGGCGGCGGCAGACGAAATTGTCTCTGGCACTGGCAGCCTGGTGGACGCCATTCGTCACATTGCCGATTCCGCCAGCGAAACCGCCGCTGAATCTGAAAATGTCTCGGCTGCAGCGCAGCAGCAAATGGCATCGATGGAGGAAGTCGCTTCCTCCTCGGCAGAGCTCGCCAACATGGCGGAGAAGCTGCGTACGCAAATCGATAAATTTAAGCTATAG